One Brassica napus cultivar Da-Ae chromosome C2, Da-Ae, whole genome shotgun sequence DNA window includes the following coding sequences:
- the LOC106397335 gene encoding NAD(P)H dehydrogenase (quinone) FQR1 isoform X2, producing MATKVYIVYYSMYGHVEKLAEEIRKGAASVEGVEAKLWQVPETLPEEALSKMSAPPKSESPIITPNDLTEADGFVFGFPTRFGMMAAQFKAFLDATGGLWRTQSLAGKPAGIFYSTGSQGGGQETTALTAITQLVHHGMIFVPIGYTFGAGMFEMEKVKAGASASFSPRQVHCNHHQEAQGIYCLDLCEEKKTRTVWFSAFFITQSYILSSCDFFCVLIINYMILFHNNHSCLAFTY from the exons ATGGCGACCAAAGTGTATATCGT GTACTACTCAATGTACGGTCATGTGGAGAAATTGGCTGAAGAGATAAGGAAAGGAGCTGCTTCcgttgaaggtgttgaagccaAGCTATGGCAG GTACCCGAGACGCTTCCAGAAGAAGCACTCTCTAAGATGAGCGCCCCACCAAAGAGTGAATCACCAATCATCACACCAAACGACCTAACCGAAGCTGATGGGTTCGTCTTTGGATTCCCAACGAGGTTCGGCATGATGGCTGCTCAGTTCAAAGCCTTCTTGGACGCAACCGGTGGACTCTGGAGGACTCAGTCACTCGCTGGTAAACCAGCTGGTATCTTCTACAGCACTGGCTCTCAAGGTGGTGGCCAAGAAACCACCGC ATTGACGGCGATAACTCAGCTGGTCCACCATGGGATGATCTTTGTCCCGATCGGTTACACATTTGGTGCGGGAATGTTCGAGATGGAGAAAGTGAAAG CTGGAGCTAGCGCAAGCTTTTCACCAAGGCAAGTACATTGCAACCATCACCAAGAAGCTCAAGGGATCTACTGCTTAGAtctttgtgaggaaaagaaaacaagaacgGTTTGGTTCTCTGCTTTTTTTATTACACAATCATATATTCTCTCTTCTTGtgatttcttttgtgttttgatTATAAACTACATGATATTGTTTCACAACAATCATTCTTGTCTTGCTTTTACGTATTAG
- the LOC106436692 gene encoding calcium-binding protein PBP1 — translation MASPKSSTRPTQQNPEPTFHDFFPTMAGTLGGEGLIDELCKGFELLMDRDRGVITFESLRRNASAVLGLGDLTDDDVRCMINEGDFDRDGALNQMEFCVLMFRLSPELMEASRCVVTEAIEEEFCDRTHRR, via the coding sequence atgGCGTCTCCTAAATCCTCAACCAGACCCACTCAGCAAAACCCAGAACCCACTTTCCACGACTTCTTCCCCACGATGGCCGGAACGCTCGGAGGAGAAGGTCTCATCGACGAGCTCTGCAAAGGGTTCGAGCTACTCATGGACAGAGACAGAGGTGTCATCACTTTCGAGAGCTTACGGCGAAACGCGTCGGCAGTTCTTGGGCTAGGAGACTTGACGGACGACGATGTAAGGTGTATGATCAACGAAGGGGATTTCGATCGAGACGGTGCGTTGAATCAGATGGAGTTTTGTGTGCTCATGTTTAGGCTTAGTCCTGAACTGATGGAGGCGTCACGGTGTGTTGTCACGGAAGCGATCGAAGAGGAGTTTTGTGATCGAACGCACAGGCGTTGA
- the LOC106397335 gene encoding NAD(P)H dehydrogenase (quinone) FQR1 isoform X1 — MATKVYIVYYSMYGHVEKLAEEIRKGAASVEGVEAKLWQVPETLPEEALSKMSAPPKSESPIITPNDLTEADGFVFGFPTRFGMMAAQFKAFLDATGGLWRTQSLAGKPAGIFYSTGSQGGGQETTALTAITQLVHHGMIFVPIGYTFGAGMFEMEKVKGGSPYGAGTFAGDGSRQPTELELAQAFHQGKYIATITKKLKGSTA; from the exons ATGGCGACCAAAGTGTATATCGT GTACTACTCAATGTACGGTCATGTGGAGAAATTGGCTGAAGAGATAAGGAAAGGAGCTGCTTCcgttgaaggtgttgaagccaAGCTATGGCAG GTACCCGAGACGCTTCCAGAAGAAGCACTCTCTAAGATGAGCGCCCCACCAAAGAGTGAATCACCAATCATCACACCAAACGACCTAACCGAAGCTGATGGGTTCGTCTTTGGATTCCCAACGAGGTTCGGCATGATGGCTGCTCAGTTCAAAGCCTTCTTGGACGCAACCGGTGGACTCTGGAGGACTCAGTCACTCGCTGGTAAACCAGCTGGTATCTTCTACAGCACTGGCTCTCAAGGTGGTGGCCAAGAAACCACCGC ATTGACGGCGATAACTCAGCTGGTCCACCATGGGATGATCTTTGTCCCGATCGGTTACACATTTGGTGCGGGAATGTTCGAGATGGAGAAAGTGAAAGGTGGAAGCCCCTATGGAGCTGGAACATTCGCAGGAGATGGTTCAAGGCAGCCAACAGAGCTGGAGCTAGCGCAAGCTTTTCACCAAGGCAAGTACATTGCAACCATCACCAAGAAGCTCAAGGGATCTACTGCTTAG